Sequence from the Tursiops truncatus isolate mTurTru1 chromosome 18, mTurTru1.mat.Y, whole genome shotgun sequence genome:
TCTCAAGCAGGGGTGTTAGCTGCTCATCCATCAGGGGATATTTGTTcatgtctgcagacatttttaCTGTCATAACTGGAGGAGGGCATGTCAGTGCATTCTACTGTATAAAGGCCTGGGTGTGGCTAACCAAATTACATACAAGACAGCCTTCTGCAACAAAGAATTACCTAGCTAAAATCTCCTTGGCACTCTTGATATTTTGGGCAGGATAATTTTTCGTTGTAGGGAGCCATCCTGGACAGTGTACGATGATcggcagcatctctggcctctacccaccagaagCCAGTAATGGCATCGCCTCCAGTCATCGCAGATGTCCCCTCACTTGCAAAATTTGTCTACTAatgttgagaaatattttttaaaatactgtgaaaaagacgaactcacagaaacagagactaAAGTGGTGATTACCAGGGACTGACGcgggggaaatgggaagatgttggtgAAAGGGTACAGAAGTCCAGTTGTAAGTTCTGGGGACCTAATGCACAGCATTGGGAGCTTAGATAGCAATACTATACTGTATaattgaaagttgctgagagagtaggtcttaaatgttctcaatacagaaaacaaatgataattatgtgacttGATGGACGTGTTAGCTAACACTAATCATACtgcaatatatgtgtatcaaatcatcacgttgtacaccttaaagttacacaatgttgaatatcaattatatctcaataaagctggggaaaaatacTGTGCATACTAGGACCTAGGCAGGATGGTGAAAGGCTTAAGAAAATGAACTCCAGAATCATAGAATCCTGCAGTTGAATCCTGTCTGCACTTCGTGAAGGGAATAATGAGACATATTTAACCTCCCCCAAATCTATATTTTCGTCTGTGACCTGATGGTCTAAAATACAAAATGGCTCACACAGTAGTTAGGACAATTACATTAGTTAATGTTAGCGATGGTAGATGGTAAGTGCTTAATAATTGTAGCTATTGTGATTGGCTAAGAGAATGCCACCATAAGGGCGGGGGAATTTACCTTATAAATATCCTTAGTTACATCATTTTAgaacatatataaaagttaaagTTTGCACCAAACATCTTAGCACAGAATTACTGTCtgaattatatttaaatgtttcatgTGTAATTTTTGTCTCCTTGAATACAGGGATTACATTTTTGCTTTTGCCCACAATGCAGGCtgtgataaatatttatcaaattgaAACTAACCAGAAAAAATATTGCCACTTATAACACTGAGTGTGGCAGCTGTACTTCCAAATAATTCTTATTTGCCTGTCCTATCCATTACtgttatgaatatttttctttttatcagtatTAAATGCATACAGAGGCAGCATGTAAAATATCAATTTACAGTGCTATGCTATACTGCTACAATACTAAGATGTAATGCAATGAAAGATGAAATTTGGGACATAGATGCCTGTAGGAGGTCCAAAAGTTATGGGAAAATGATTCAAATTGTACAGAACACAATCACAGGATTAAGGAAACCAATTGTCACTTGCACTGTGTGGTGATAACAAGAGTCGGAATGTGCCAGGGGCAGTTTGTTTGCAGCTGTTGTCATTTGAATCTTTTGTACAacatccattttctttctcaactgTGTGGGATTTATAAGTGCAGAGAGTTGATCAGAATTACTTTTGTGTAGAGACTACTTGTATGATAGCTCTTAGATTTAAACCATGCATAAGAAAATATAACCCAGAAATAATTCCACAAATACTGCTTAAGCTAGCACAAATGCCTATGTTGATGGATTTAGCTGGATATTACTTTAAAGTGCTAATTAGGTCAGGTTATGGACATCACCAACTAGAGCAGGAAACTTATCAGTTGCTCAAATGCCATCTTTAGGATAAACAGCTTGAGAGAATTTTTATAAACAGTAACTTGTAATTTGATCAGCCTTGATAGACTCTTTGTCTAACTAAAACCAACTCCATATCTTTGTCCAgattagtttactttttttttttcacattctgtgCAGCTTTTATTTTAATCGGGAACTAATCAAATCTACATACAGTCTAAAAACAGTAGAAAACATGAGTAAAATGGCCAGCAGTCCATTTGGGGTAGAGATAGAGAGTGGACTGGGcacccagagagagagaactcGCATTGTTCTGGCAGCAACCAGGATGGGGCCAAGCATTTCCTGGCTGACTGAGTTGTTTGCCTGTGCTCACAGGGCAGGCAGAGACCCTGAGACCACCTGAGTGGCCAGCCAGGAGAGAAAGCCAAGACCCAGCCTGGATTCTCTGTTAGCAAATCCAGACCTTCACAGTACTACCCACAGCCCCTAAAAGTTGGTCCCGGGACACAACCAGTACAGTCACCCTGCCCTGTTGATACAGCAGGATCTGCATGTAGATGATGTTGTCCCTATTCCAAACCTTGAGGGACTGGTAGTAGCATGTGCTGAAGACTTTGATCTGGTCTGACATCAAGATAACCACCAGGGCATACACGGTGCCCATGTGGCCTGCCAGTCAAGGTCCATACATGCTTCTTGGACTCAATATCCCACACATGCATGAGATTCTCATAGGTGCCACACACGATGAAGTGATTCATCACGTTAATAGAGTAGATACTGCCACCAGATGTCTGCAGGACATGGATGCAGTTGAACTTCCAAATGTCCCAGATCTTGCTTGTCTGGTAGAAGCTGCTTGAACAGCCACCACTGCCCACACCCACTTGTTGAGGCCTGTGAGATCCTTCTTCAACTGCAGTTTGGTACCCATAATGTCCCAGGTCTTTATGGCCTTCAGGAGACCACTCAAGAGCATGTTATGCAAACAGACCAGCATGTACATTGGGCTGTTGTTGGCCTGGATTATGTTGGTCTTCTGCAGGTTCTGGACACCCTACCTGGTGATGATGCAGTCTTCTGAGCACTGTAGAGATTGTACCCCTGAATGCAAGGTGGTACATGTGTCCCATGTATTGGTGGTCTGGTCAGAGGAGCCCCTAAGGGCAGGTCATccatggaatagaacagagacaGCAGATGGGGCACTGATGGACCAGAAAGTTTCCTTTGAAGTTGAAACTCTGCTGAGGGTCTTAGGATCCTAGGATGCCCGTGTTCAGCCATGCACTGGTGTGGGACAGCTCGTCATTCAACATTAGATACCTCCCTCTGGAACTCCATGAGGTCGTAGCTGAGCTGGCTCTATTTTTTGTCCATGACATCAAACTTGAGCTCAAGGCTCTTCATCAGCTTGTCAGTATTCTCTGAGACTTTGCCCAGCATAGAAGAAAGAGagtgattttcctggttcttccaGGCCAGCACTACGTGTACCTCATGGAAGCATTTGTCCCTTGACTGCAGGAATCCATGTAAGCTCTTGAAGTGGCATGTCCCCAGGTGTGTCTCATACATGTCCTGGTTCCCATTGAACATGTGTCAGTACTTGGAATGAGGATACTTGATGTGTTCACACTCTTTGAGATGAGCCTCCAGGTTCATCTTGAGGAAGAGCAGGTAGCTGGGGTTGTTGGGGGCACATTGGGGCTGTAGTCACAGCTCCCCTTTTGGTTCTTCTAAGCACTAAACTTGATGGTGAAAGGCACCATGGAGGTACACATCCAAGAAGATGGCTTCTGATCCCTGCCATGTTGCAGACAGGCTTTCAGTGAATGAAGAGCTCCCAGATCTGCTCAGCCACCGCACTGGTGTTCTCTACCACCGTCAGCTTGGCATTGTCCACAGGACCCTTCTGTGACTTCAAGGAGCATCTTTGACAGAATGTGTGTATGCACATGGTGATCTCAAGGTCCTTGAACAAACGGCAGCAAAGCTGGAAGCAGAGCTTTCTGAGGGCTGCTAGGCAAACCCCAGTGTCTTTGGCTCCTTCTCCCCATAGGACAGGGAGAACGTGGGGAACAGGGACACGCTGGGCTCAGAGTGGAGGAAGCAGATGGAGATGGAGGAGTCAAGCAGCATCTGAGTGGCAGGGAGGGtgctgatgggggtggggacttGCTGTGTCCTCTTCATCCCTGGAACAGTTAGACGAGGGTACTGTTTGTACTTGCTGGTACCCCCCCGCCCCAAAGAAAAGCAGTTGCAGCTGGTGCTCATGCCCAAGCTCATGCTCTAGAAAGGCATCTAGGGTCCCCGGGTGGCCCCACACTCCCACTTCATCgcccccaccttcccccactGCTGGAAAGGGCTTAAGTGTACTTCTAAAACTTTAGAGTGTTCTAACTGGTATCTTCCTCCATATTCTTATATGCTGTTAGGTTCCCAGTTTCCTTTGGTAATTACCTGTCATAGATATAGTCCAAAAAAACTGTCTCTTGCTATTTGATTCTTGTTGCTAGAATTGCTCGATTTATGAGCATGAACTTTCTTCTCTGTTCCAGTAGACTTACAACTAAAGTCACGTTGTGTTCTCAGATTCATAGAGCAACTCCAGTAATACAATCAGATATCTATAATGAAAAGCTGTAAATTCATTTTATCCAGGTAGCCCCTTCTTTCTTGGCTGAGATAGCATATGAGGGTGAGGATGTTGGTAGGAGAGTACAGAGAAGGAAATCTTGAGGGTAATAATGGTTTAATGAACAGTCATTGTTTTCTGATGCATAAGAGCTTGTAATTTGAAATGTGATGGGCTATATAAAAGTGTACATCttcaattccatttatttttctaagtgaCTCAAGTGAGTTAACTTTTAAAGATGACTGTCCCAGTGTACACTGGTCTGAAGAAAAGCTAGTAATTTTCTGAATTCCAAACAATATTCTATGCAAAAGAAAGTATTTGAAACattcaaaatagattttaatctacaaaatgtaaaaacactCTCTCTATCATGTATCTCATCATATGTTTTTTGTGTCACATGCTCAGCTGAAAGGACCCCTAGGTAACTTTGAGGTTTTTGTCTTTACTGTGTAAGATACCAGTCGAACTCAGGTTTGCTTGCCCAACATGCAGCAAAGCCAGTCTGCTGATACCTGGTTATGGTGAAGGAAATTATGGCATTTGCAGGGCACCAGGCAAGGAAACTATGCAtctaatgctcaaaagacctgaactgcTTGATGGCTTttagggaagggtttttaaagccAACATTAGGTTTTTAAAGCCAACATCCATGTACCCAACAGGGTAcatggatgacagcacatctgtttacaacatggtttctTAAATCTTTTAATCATCTGACCTACTGCTCAGAATAAAGatgcctttcaaaatattactgctcattgacaatggcAACCGGTCACCCAAGGGCTGTAATGGAGATGAACAATGAGGATAATGTTGGTTTTTGTGCCTGCAAACACGACATCCATTCTTCAGCCCATGGATCAA
This genomic interval carries:
- the LOC101329756 gene encoding LOW QUALITY PROTEIN: E3 ubiquitin-protein ligase TRAF7 (The sequence of the model RefSeq protein was modified relative to this genomic sequence to represent the inferred CDS: inserted 6 bases in 6 codons; deleted 2 bases in 2 codons; substituted 7 bases at 7 genomic stop codons); translation: MSLGMSTSCNCFSLGRGGTSKYKQYPRLTVPGMKRTQQVPTPISTLPATQMLLDSSISICFLHSEPSVSLFPTFSLSYGEKEPKTLGFAXQPSXKLCFQLCCRLFKDLEITMCIHTFCQRCSLKSQKGPVDNAKLTVVENTSAVAEQIWELFIHXKPVCNMAGXQKPSSWMCTSMVPFTIKFSAXKNQKGSCDYSPXCAPNNPSYLLFLKMNLEAHLKECEHIKYPHSKYXHMFNGNQDMYETHLGTCHFKSLHGFLQSRDKCFHEVHVVLAWKNQENHSLSSMLGKVSENTDKLMKSLELKFDVMDKKXSQLSYDLMEFQREVSMLNDELSHTSAWLNTGILGSXDPQQSFNFKGNFLVHQCPICCLCXYSMDDLXLRGSSDQTTNTWDTCTTLHSGVQSLQCSEDCIITRXGVQNLQKTNIIQANNSPMYMLVCLHNMLLSGLLKAIKTWDIMGTKLQLKKDLTGLNKWVWAVVAVQXSFYQTSKIWDIWKFNCIHVLQTSGGSIYSINVMNHFIVCGTYENLMHVWDIESKKHVWTLTGGHMGTVYALVVILMSDQIKVFSTCYYQSLKVWNRDNIIYMQILLYQQGRVTVLVVSRDQLLGAVGSTVKVWIC